Proteins encoded within one genomic window of Aquarana catesbeiana isolate 2022-GZ linkage group LG03, ASM4218655v1, whole genome shotgun sequence:
- the WDR83 gene encoding WD repeat domain-containing protein 83 isoform X2 produces the protein MAYPAPKPKKTELPQHLQRKLPCNQGAIRAVRFNVDGNYCMTCGSDKSLKLWNPHKGTMLKTYSGHGYEVLDAAGSCDNSQLCSCSSDKTVILWDVAQGLVVRKFRGHAGKVNCVQFNEESTVIISGSIDSSIRCWDCRSRKPEAIQILDEAKDGISSIKISDHEILAGSVDGHLRRYDLRKGEMCADYVGSPITCVSFSQDSQCLLASSLDSTLRLLDKDSGELLGEYTGHQNKSYKLDSCLSEKDTHVVSCSEDGTVCFWDLVEESQ, from the exons ATGGCCTATCCGGCCCCCAAACCTAAAAAAACAGAGCTTCCCCAGCACCTCCAGCGCAAACTGCCGTGCAACCAGGGAGCTATCAGAGCAGTACGGTTCAATG TGGATGGGAATTACTGTATGACATGTGGCAGTGACAAGTCCTTGAAGCTGTGGAATCCACATAAAGGAACCATGCTGAAAACCTACAGCGGTCATGGGTATGAAGTACTGGATGCAGCAGG GTCATGTGACAATAGTCAGCTGTGCTCGTGCAGTTCAGACAAAACCGTGATCCTCTGGGATGTGGCACAGGGTCTCGTGGTCAGGAAGTTTCGTGGACATGCAGGG AAGGTAAACTGTGTGCAATTCAATGAGGAATCTACAGTGATCATATCAG GCTCTATAGACTCTTCTATTAGATGCTGGGATTGTCGCTCTCGTAAACCAGAGGCTATTCAGATACTGGATGAAGCTAAAGATGGAATATCCAGTATCAAAATATCTGATCATGAGATTCTTgctgg GTCTGTAGATGGACACTTGCGTCGGTATGACCTTCGTAAAGGAGAGATGTGCGCCGATTATGTTGGCA GTCCCATTACATGTGTGAGTTTCAGCCAAGATTCACAGTGTCTATTGGCTTCATCCCTAGACTCCACACTCCGCCTCCTCGATAAGGACTCAGGAGAACTATTAGGAGA GTACACAGGACACCAGAACAAGAGCTACAAGCTGGACAGCTGCCTGAGTGAGAAGGACACACATGTGGTTAGCTGCTCTGAGGATGGGACTGTCTGTTTCTGGGACTTAGTAGAG
- the WDR83 gene encoding WD repeat domain-containing protein 83 isoform X1, producing MAYPAPKPKKTELPQHLQRKLPCNQGAIRAVRFNVDGNYCMTCGSDKSLKLWNPHKGTMLKTYSGHGYEVLDAAGSCDNSQLCSCSSDKTVILWDVAQGLVVRKFRGHAGKVNCVQFNEESTVIISGSIDSSIRCWDCRSRKPEAIQILDEAKDGISSIKISDHEILAGSVDGHLRRYDLRKGEMCADYVGSPITCVSFSQDSQCLLASSLDSTLRLLDKDSGELLGEYTGHQNKSYKLDSCLSEKDTHVVSCSEDGTVCFWDLVEGSLVYKLPVSKVVVQSLSYHPKEPYLLTASEGEVQVWREAPPEEDSCS from the exons ATGGCCTATCCGGCCCCCAAACCTAAAAAAACAGAGCTTCCCCAGCACCTCCAGCGCAAACTGCCGTGCAACCAGGGAGCTATCAGAGCAGTACGGTTCAATG TGGATGGGAATTACTGTATGACATGTGGCAGTGACAAGTCCTTGAAGCTGTGGAATCCACATAAAGGAACCATGCTGAAAACCTACAGCGGTCATGGGTATGAAGTACTGGATGCAGCAGG GTCATGTGACAATAGTCAGCTGTGCTCGTGCAGTTCAGACAAAACCGTGATCCTCTGGGATGTGGCACAGGGTCTCGTGGTCAGGAAGTTTCGTGGACATGCAGGG AAGGTAAACTGTGTGCAATTCAATGAGGAATCTACAGTGATCATATCAG GCTCTATAGACTCTTCTATTAGATGCTGGGATTGTCGCTCTCGTAAACCAGAGGCTATTCAGATACTGGATGAAGCTAAAGATGGAATATCCAGTATCAAAATATCTGATCATGAGATTCTTgctgg GTCTGTAGATGGACACTTGCGTCGGTATGACCTTCGTAAAGGAGAGATGTGCGCCGATTATGTTGGCA GTCCCATTACATGTGTGAGTTTCAGCCAAGATTCACAGTGTCTATTGGCTTCATCCCTAGACTCCACACTCCGCCTCCTCGATAAGGACTCAGGAGAACTATTAGGAGA GTACACAGGACACCAGAACAAGAGCTACAAGCTGGACAGCTGCCTGAGTGAGAAGGACACACATGTGGTTAGCTGCTCTGAGGATGGGACTGTCTGTTTCTGGGACTTAGTAGAG GGCTCCCTCGTTTACAAACTCCCAGTTAGTAAAGTTGTTGTCCAGTCTCTCTCGTACCACCCCAAAGAACCTTATCTACTAACCGCCAGTGAGGGGGAAGTCCAGGTATGGAGAGAGGCACCTCCTGAAGAGGACTCATGCAGCtga